CCATTAGCCGGTTTAGTGTTGGCTACCTGTGGTGGTGTGTGGTCAATGATGGCAGAAAAACCATCATCAACGGTATAAGAACTTCCTATCATAAAACTCTCACCTTTTCCTATATTACCTGCTCTATCATATACTTTGGCATAGACATGCCAGAGTGGATAATTAGAAATACCATTTGTATCCCATTGGCAGGAATATTCTTGTGATACACCATCATCATTTTTATCCTCATCCTTTTTATCAATCAAATTATTCAAAATCAACTCATTATAATAAAACTCTACCTTATCAATTCCAGAGCCTTTATCTCCATCCTTCACCTTTGCTTTAATTGTTACTTCCCCAGTTAATTTACCATACTCATCAATCTTTTTACCCCCTTTCCATAATTCAGTAGAGAGTATTTGAGGGGCTTCCGTCTTTGCTTTTACCATCTTTTTCATCAAATTAACCGGGGTAAAGGTAGGTATTTTAGGAACTATTATAGGAATTCCATTTGGTAGCCTAAATAATATTGGTGGGAAGCAATCTAATTCGTCTTTAGCAGAGAAAAAGCCGCCCAGACTTGCCTGCTCATAAATATACTCTATGAATCCATCAGAACGAAATGTGCCTTTCTCTGGTTTATCACTCGGATTCTTAATACTTCTCGGTGTTTCAGTTTTCTTCCAGCCACCAACAGAATATTTTGGATTAAGTTGTTTCTGCTGGTAGGCGTAGGAAAGAATATCTCTTCGATCATCAGCACTTAGATTCCCTGATTTATTATATGCACCCCAGGGCTCCTTTCCAGCAAGAGCAAAATAAAGAGTTACAACATCACACACTTGAATTTCAGGTGGAAGTTCATCTTTATATCCATTTACTTGAATAACAGAATGTAAATTATCAGAGTCTTGAATGTTGATTTCAGAAATCCCTCCTCCTTGGGAAAGAGGAATGACCTTAAAGTCCTCCCCTTCTTTAGGTTGTGAATCACTGAGGAAGTAAAATCCTCCATGCCCTAACCAATTCAGGAAAGGTTCACCAAGGTCCCTAAAGATAACATCACCCATCTCGGCATTTATCCAGGATATTGTTCTTTCTTGACTATAAACAAATTCCTTTGGATACAACCATGTTAATGAAATGATTGTTAGTCCTAACAATACTTTTTTATACATGATACATCCCTCCTTTAGATAAAGTTTTTATGTTTAATTTAATCGTCATCATTCTCTTGTTGTGTTGTAACATTTTTTAAACATCTCATCAGTTCTTCTTTAATACATTCGTTTTTTGGTTCCTTTAATGCCTCCTCTAATAATTTAATTACTCTCTCATCCTTAAACTTACTTAATCCAAAAACAGCTATAAACCTTCTAGTTCCAAAATCTGTTTCATTTTTAAAGGCTTCTATAAGCGGTTCAATAGCCCTTTTACTCCCTGTTTTGCCTAAAGCCTTTGCTGCACGCCTTACTACCAATCCATCTTCATCTTTCAACTTTTCAATCAGTGCATCTACTATTTTTTCATCATGTACGCCATGCTCCCATAAATTTCCTAATGCTTCAGCAGCACCTATCTTTATCAATGGTTCTACTGCTCTTGCATCACCTAACGCACCTATTATACCTATTGCATAGCTACCGACACCTTTTTCGTCAAACATCTTAATTAATGGTTCCACCATACTCCTATCACCTGTCCGTTCTCCTAATTGTGAAAGTGACCCAGCAGCACATGCTCTACACCTCATATTCTCATTTTTATCCTCTAATATCTTTATCAATACCTTTATTGTCTCTTTATTCCCTACATATCCTACTGCATTTATTATATTCGAGCGTACCTCAACATTCTTTGTAGTCTCCAGTAGTTTAACTAAAGGTTCAGGACGAACTGATTCACTCTTACCTAAGTCATGTACTATTTGTCCTCGAACTACCCCATCATCTTCTTCATCACCTACTACCTCCAATAAAGGTTTAACTGCTTCATTATCTTTTGTACCATACACAACCATTCCTTCCGGGTCAACTCGTGAAGACCCATATATACCATATATAATTATCTCTGCCAGGTCAACTCGTAAAGCCCGATTTCTCTTCTTGTCCTTTATCACCTCTATCATCGTTGGTA
The bacterium genome window above contains:
- a CDS encoding Ig-like domain-containing protein is translated as MYKKVLLGLTIISLTWLYPKEFVYSQERTISWINAEMGDVIFRDLGEPFLNWLGHGGFYFLSDSQPKEGEDFKVIPLSQGGGISEINIQDSDNLHSVIQVNGYKDELPPEIQVCDVVTLYFALAGKEPWGAYNKSGNLSADDRRDILSYAYQQKQLNPKYSVGGWKKTETPRSIKNPSDKPEKGTFRSDGFIEYIYEQASLGGFFSAKDELDCFPPILFRLPNGIPIIVPKIPTFTPVNLMKKMVKAKTEAPQILSTELWKGGKKIDEYGKLTGEVTIKAKVKDGDKGSGIDKVEFYYNELILNNLIDKKDEDKNDDGVSQEYSCQWDTNGISNYPLWHVYAKVYDRAGNIGKGESFMIGSSYTVDDGFSAIIDHTPPQVANTKPANGQTKVYLGNRIRITFSEEMGTETINEDTILLNNGAVVGSVSYNPDIRSAFFTPTQPLNIGTNYTILVKSGELG
- a CDS encoding HEAT repeat domain-containing protein; this encodes MELVISKRLYLLFSGLLVLLVCMLFSCGQQGKGYRAKSNELQVESKEQKVEAKEQAKIQPKKETNQTKPELSKKEKKRIEKRILEIVERIERCCDFRPEEFASEEKMEEAQKHYPTQEELDKMVKEMRDMGHQAVPTLIKVLKDKKRLWKFREFVINLMITEEIKDERMIKPLMEIVKDRRDDIVVRLEVARVLEDEFGKKGVLKLEGEQKKMRKKVLKIVDRMEKVWAGKGDSWGKAIFTYGGRTDLEHIGKPGVPTMIEVIKDKKRNRALRVDLAEIIIYGIYGSSRVDPEGMVVYGTKDNEAVKPLLEVVGDEEDDGVVRGQIVHDLGKSESVRPEPLVKLLETTKNVEVRSNIINAVGYVGNKETIKVLIKILEDKNENMRCRACAAGSLSQLGERTGDRSMVEPLIKMFDEKGVGSYAIGIIGALGDARAVEPLIKIGAAEALGNLWEHGVHDEKIVDALIEKLKDEDGLVVRRAAKALGKTGSKRAIEPLIEAFKNETDFGTRRFIAVFGLSKFKDERVIKLLEEALKEPKNECIKEELMRCLKNVTTQQENDDD